The Tautonia marina genomic interval GTCGACGAGAATCAGCTCGCACCCTCCGTCGATCCGCGTCAGCGCCGCCGCCATCGCCTCCACCAGCCGCTCGCAATCGGGCCAGGAGTTGAAGTTGACGATCACAATCGCCAAAGTCGGGGGCGTTGGGCATTGCGGCCCTTCGAGCGGTGCGATGGTCATCCGAGCTCGGCCCTCGTTCGAGAAATGGCTCCGGGGGAGAGATCGTGAGAATCACTGGAATCCCCTGGAAGACCAGACCGATGGTAACGCTTGAGCCGATTCGCTAAAGGCCGATTTCGCGGCGATCGCGTGGCCGGCTCGAATCCGGCCGCTTCCCACGACACCGAGGGAACGGTGCAGACCCGATGAAGGAATCATCCTCCCCTGATCAGCCCTCCGTTTCGGCTCGGTCGAGCGGTTCTTCGGAATCGGGCCGGGTTTTGATTGTCGGGGCTCGTCGCCGGCTTCGGCGCCTCGGAACCATGCTCGACCAGCGGCCCTGGTCTGGATTGCGGATTGTCGGATTCGTGGATCGTTCGGGCAGAGGTCGGCAACTGGCCCTCCATCCCGGTTCCGAACCGATTCCGGTCCTCGGTCGCCTGGAGCGGCTCTCCGACGTAATTCGAAGCTCGCGAGCGACGCATATCATTGTGGCCCTCTCCGATCATCCGAGCCGGAATTCCGATCCGGAACTCCATGCGCTCCAGAACCCCAAGCTTCGAGTGCACTGGATGGCAGACGAGACGGGATCGACCGCCCAGGAGCGAGGTTCCCGGGCCGATCTTCCCCACCACCGCTACCAGCCCGCTCACACGATCGGCGAGTCGATCCATTCTGGTCGGATCGCCAAGCGATTGCTCGATCTGATATGCGCGGCGTTAGGGCTGCTGGTGATGTCGCCGATTTTCGCGGCCATCGCACTCTTGATCTACACGACCTCGGGTCGGCCGATCTTTTACACACAGGATCGAATTGGGCAGGGGGGCCGGCTGTTCAAGATCATCAAGTTCCGCAGCATGAAACCGAACGCCGAGAGTGATACCGGCCCCATCTGGGCGGCCAACCACGACGACCGCTGCACCCCGATCGGCGACTGGCTCCGGCATTCCTGTCTCGACGAACTGCCCCAACTGATCAATATTCTTCGGGGCGACATGAGCCTGGTCGGCCCTCGTCCCGAGCGTCCCATTTTCGTCGAGCGCTTTCAGGAGGAGGTGCCCGATTACCCCCTGCGACACGTTGTGCCGGTGGGTCTGACCGGTTGGGCACAGGTCCACGGCTGGCGGGGCCGAACGTCGATCCGCAAGCGGCTGCAGTACGACCTCGACTACGTGCGCCGCTGGTCCTTCTGGCTCGACGTGAAAATTCTGTGGATGACCGCCCTGCACGTGGCCTTCGGCAAGGTCGATTGGGGCATGCCTCGCAACCGGAGGGTAGACCGTGAACCGACCGACGCTCTCGGTCGTGATACCCACGCATAACGGCCGGCACCTGCTGCCCGCTTGCCTGGAGAGCCTCCGCAGGCACCGTCCCGAAGGGCTTCACCTAGAAGTGATCGTCGTGGACGATGCCTCGCTCGACGGTTCGGCCGAATGGCTCCATGCGCACGCTCCAGACGTTCGGCTGATCCGCCTGGAACGCAACGCCGGGTTCTGTGTGGCCGCCAACGCCGGAATTGCCGCGGCCCGGGGCTCGATCATCCAGCTCTTGAACAATGATGCCGAGGTCTGCGAAGGGTGGACCGAGGCCGGTCTGGCTCCCTTTCAGGACTCGAGCGTCGGCTCGGTCGCTCCCCTGGTGCTGATCCGATCGCGGCCCGAACTCGTCGATTCGGCCGGCGATTGCTACGCGTTCTTCGGCTGGCCGTCGAAACGAGGGCATCGTCAGTCGGCCGATCGCTGGAGGCTCGAACCCGCCGGGGAAGTCTTCGGCGCGAGTGCCTCAAGCGCCTTCTATCGGGCCGAGGCCCTGCGGAAGGTGGGGCCGTTTGACCCTTCGTACGGGTCGTACTACGAGGATGTTGACCTGGCGTTTCGGCTCCGATGGGCCGGGTATCGTTGCGTCTTCGAGCCGGAGTGCCGGATCTTGCACGACGTCTCGGCCACCTACGACCACGGCAGCCCAAGCCTGCACCGCCGCATGGCGAAGAACGCTGAGGCCCTGTTCTGGTCGAACCTGCCCGCGGGATGGCTCGTCGCGGCCCTGATTCCCCACCTGGGATTTCTGGTGGTTCAGTTCGCCTGGAAAGTGGTGAAGGGCAGGGGACGGCCGTTTCTGCTGGGGAAGCGAGACGCGATTATCGAGCTTCCTCGGTTGCTCAAACTTCGAGCGCATCGCAAGCAACTGGCCCGATCGGCCGTGGCTCCCCTGAGCTTTCGGCTCGGACTGGTGCCGGTCGGGGCGGCGGTCGATCACATCGCGCAACCGATCCAGGCCGGGGCTTACGTCAATCCGTAAGGCTCCGGCCTGGCTCGCTTGCACGGTTCGTTCGGTCCGCTTCGCTCAGGCGTTCTTGGCGGAGACAGCTGCCTCGGCGGCCTCGACGACCTTGGAGGCGGTCAGGCCGTACTTCTCGAGCAGGGCCTCGGGCGATCCGCTTTCGCCGAACGAGTCACCGAGATTGACGTAGCGGATCGGCACCGGTTGAGCTTCCGCGAGGGTCATGGCCACGACGCTGCCGAGTCCGCCGTGGGCCAGGTGCTCCTCGGCCACGACAATCGCCCCCGTTTCCCGAGCGGCGGCCAGCACGGCCTCTCGGTCGAGCGGCTTGATCGTGTGCATGTCGAGCACGCGAGCGTTGATCCCCTTGCCGGCCAGTTCGTCGGCGGCATCGAGGGCCGAGGCAACCATCAGGCCATAGGCAATGATGGTGACGTCCTTCCCATCGCGGAGCTGGTTC includes:
- a CDS encoding sugar transferase, with the translated sequence MKESSSPDQPSVSARSSGSSESGRVLIVGARRRLRRLGTMLDQRPWSGLRIVGFVDRSGRGRQLALHPGSEPIPVLGRLERLSDVIRSSRATHIIVALSDHPSRNSDPELHALQNPKLRVHWMADETGSTAQERGSRADLPHHRYQPAHTIGESIHSGRIAKRLLDLICAALGLLVMSPIFAAIALLIYTTSGRPIFYTQDRIGQGGRLFKIIKFRSMKPNAESDTGPIWAANHDDRCTPIGDWLRHSCLDELPQLINILRGDMSLVGPRPERPIFVERFQEEVPDYPLRHVVPVGLTGWAQVHGWRGRTSIRKRLQYDLDYVRRWSFWLDVKILWMTALHVAFGKVDWGMPRNRRVDREPTDALGRDTHA
- a CDS encoding glycosyltransferase family 2 protein, which translates into the protein MNRPTLSVVIPTHNGRHLLPACLESLRRHRPEGLHLEVIVVDDASLDGSAEWLHAHAPDVRLIRLERNAGFCVAANAGIAAARGSIIQLLNNDAEVCEGWTEAGLAPFQDSSVGSVAPLVLIRSRPELVDSAGDCYAFFGWPSKRGHRQSADRWRLEPAGEVFGASASSAFYRAEALRKVGPFDPSYGSYYEDVDLAFRLRWAGYRCVFEPECRILHDVSATYDHGSPSLHRRMAKNAEALFWSNLPAGWLVAALIPHLGFLVVQFAWKVVKGRGRPFLLGKRDAIIELPRLLKLRAHRKQLARSAVAPLSFRLGLVPVGAAVDHIAQPIQAGAYVNP